The sequence CCTCCGGAGAGGGGGCGCCTGAAGCTCTTTCTGTTTCTGCTTGCGGTTCCGCTGCTCTGTGCGCTCTCCCTTCTGCTCGGCCCGTCGGGTATAGGCATTCCTGATATGTCGCAGCCTGCGGGTTCTTCCATTATGGCATTGCGGTTCGGCAGAATGCTGATGGGACTCGTTGTCGGAGCCGCGCTATCGGCATCGGGCATGGTTTTTCAGGCGCTGCTGCGCAATCCGCTTGCCGAACCCTATGTGCTCGGCGTCAGCGGAGGCGCGGGACTTGGAGCGACGGTAAGCATCCTGGCCGGTTCGTCGCTGGCTCTGCCCCTGAACCTCCCCGTTACGGCATTCGTTTCTGCGGTGATCACCCTGATGGTGGTGTATGGTATCGCCAGTCAGGGGGCTGGCGGTTCTCCTTCGGTGTACAGTCTGATCCTCAGCGGCGTGATTGTCAGTTCGATCTGTTCGAGCATGATCATGTTTCTCGTTTCCACGGCAAGCGTCGAGGGGCTGCATAACGTGATCTGGTGGATGCTCGGCAATCTTCAGCCGGTTTCGGGGCAGCAGCAGGTTTTTTCTTCGGCTCTCGTGCTTCTGGGCATTACCGGCATATGGCTGCTTTCGACCCGCCTCAATGCACTCACTCTCGGGAGGGAAATGGCCCACTATCAGGGGATCAATGCGGGAGCGGTGATTGTTGTCGGGCTTCTGTGGGCAACGCTTCTTGCTGCGACGGCGGTTTCCATGGCCGGTATGATCGGTTTTGTAGGGCTGATTGTGCCGCACGTTATGAGGGCGATTTTCGGGCCCGATCATCGCCGTCTCGTGCCGCTCGCCTCGCTTGGCGGCGGCACTTTTCTCGTGCTCTGCGATGCTCTGGCGCGCACGGTGCTCGCACCGGTCGAAATACCGGTCGGCGTGGTTACGGCGGTTGCCGGAGGTCCTTTTTTTCTTGTCATTCTGCAGCGCAGGATGAAACAGGCGTGGAATTAATGAAGATTGTGGGCTGTTGACAGTGGGCTGTTGACAGTGGGCGGTGGGCAGTGAGCGGTGAGCGGTGGGTAGTAGGTAGTGGGCGGTGAGCGGTGAGCGGTGGGTAGTCGGTAGTCGGCAGGCGGCAGGCGGCAGGCGGCAGGCGGTAGTGGGTAGTAGGGAGTGGGTAGTGGGCAGGAGGCCCTGAAGAGGGGAGATTCTGTCCGTGCGTGTCCCTGTCGGTCTGTGATAGTCCGGTTTTCCGATTTACATTGCACAGTTATTTCAGGTCACTTTGGCCCTTTTTTTCTTATGATCGAGCATAGACCATCACATAGTCCGGCGCTTTCGTTCAGGGATGTTTCCTCGGGGTACCGGGGGCGGGAGGTTCTGCACGGAGTGAGTTTCACCGTTGCCGAAGGTGAGTTCGTGTCGCTTATCGGTCCTAACGGATGCGGCAAGAGCACACTCCTGAAAACCGCAGCCGCTCTTATCAGGCCGGTTTCCGGTTCGGTTTCGTTATTCGGACGACCGGCAGAGCGCCTCAAGGCAGCAGAACGGGCTTCGCTTGTCGGGGTTGTGCCGCAGAAGATCGAGTCTCCCATGGCATTCAGGGTCGGCGAACTGGTCATGAATGGCAGAATCAGCTCCATCGGGCTGTTCGGCAGACCAGGCACCGCTGATGAAGATATTGTCGAGCGGGCGATGATCTATACCGATGTACTCTCCCTTCGTGACCGTTACTTCATGGAGTTGAGCGGCGGCGAGCAGCAGCGGGTCGCCCTCGCCATGGTGCTTGCCCAGGAGCCGCGCATCATCATGCTCGACGAGTCGATAGCCCATCTCGATATCAACCATCGTCAGGAGGTGCTGCAGATTCTGTTGAACATCAACCGTGAGCAGCGCATTACGGTGATGCTGGTCAGCCACGACCTTACGCTTTCCGCGCAGCTTTCCGACCGTCTTCTGCTTCTCGATAACGGAACGCTTGCCGCTGACGGAACACCGCAGGAGGTACTGCGTCCCGAACTGCTCAGCCGGATCTACAATTGCGAGCTGCAGGTAAGGAAAGATCCCTGGAGCGGAGAGCTGCAGGTGAGCGGCGATCTCATCACAGGCCGGCGACGTAAAGCGCTCGACCGCCGGATTCATGTTGTGGCAGGCGGCGGAAGTGGTATAGAGCTTTACAGGAGGTTGCTGATCGAGGGGTATGAAGTGACTACCGGGGTGCTCAACAAGCTCGATTCCGACGCTGAAGCCGCCAGGGCGCTCCATCTCGATGCCGTTCTCGAACAGCCGTTTTCGGCGATAGGAAGTGCCTGTTACCGGGAGGCATCGGTCATGGCCGGAGCTGCCGATATGGTTGTGGTTACGGGCGTTCCGTTCGGTTCGGGCAATCTGGTCAATCTCTCCCTTGCTTCGGAAGCGCTTTCCGCCGGAAAACCGGTTTTTCTCGCCGAAGGCATCGGATCCCGCGATTATACCGAAGGAAACGCCGCAGGGCGGAAAACCGACGAGCTTCTTGCAGATGGAGCGGTAACATGGAGCTCCATCCACGAGTTGCTCGCTTACCTCCAGAAATCATTGCAATCCTGATGGCACCGGCATGAAAAAACGCTTTCCTTTCCGTTTCGGAACGACCTCCTATATCATTCCTGCAGACATTATTCCCAATGTCGAGTATCTGAAGGACAAGGTTGACGATATAGAACTGGTGCTGTTCGAGTCCGACGAGTTCAGCAACCTTCCATCTCGGGAGGATATGCAGCGTCTTGCCGCACTTGCCGGAGAGCATGAGCTGACTTATTCGGTGCATATGCCTCTTGACGTCTATTTTGGCCATCCCGACAGGGCCGAACGTGAGCGTTCGGTGGGGAAATGCCTGAGAATCGCAGAATTGACCGCAATCCTGCCGAAGTCGGCATATGTGCTGCATTTCGAGGCAGGAGCGGGCGTCGATATAAACGAATTTTCCGATGAAGAGATGCTGTGTTTCACTGAAGGAGTGCATCACTCGTCCGCGATGCTTCTCGAAGGGTTGTCGGAACCGGCTTCATCGGTATGCGTCGAAAATCTCAACTATCCGTACGATCTGATCTGGCCTGTTGTGGAGGAACACGGATTTTCCGTTACGCTCGATGTGGGACACCTCGAATATTACGGGTTTCCGACTGCCAGGTACCTCGAACGGTATCTTTCCCGCGCGAAAGTGCTGCATATGCACGGCACGCGAGAGGGGAAGGACCATAATTCGCTTTCGTACATGAACCCCGCAGCTCTCGATATGGTTATGCAGGCTCTTGAGTCAGATTCCGGAAAAGAGAGGGTATTTACGCTGGA comes from Chlorobium limicola DSM 245 and encodes:
- a CDS encoding ABC transporter ATP-binding protein → MIEHRPSHSPALSFRDVSSGYRGREVLHGVSFTVAEGEFVSLIGPNGCGKSTLLKTAAALIRPVSGSVSLFGRPAERLKAAERASLVGVVPQKIESPMAFRVGELVMNGRISSIGLFGRPGTADEDIVERAMIYTDVLSLRDRYFMELSGGEQQRVALAMVLAQEPRIIMLDESIAHLDINHRQEVLQILLNINREQRITVMLVSHDLTLSAQLSDRLLLLDNGTLAADGTPQEVLRPELLSRIYNCELQVRKDPWSGELQVSGDLITGRRRKALDRRIHVVAGGGSGIELYRRLLIEGYEVTTGVLNKLDSDAEAARALHLDAVLEQPFSAIGSACYREASVMAGAADMVVVTGVPFGSGNLVNLSLASEALSAGKPVFLAEGIGSRDYTEGNAAGRKTDELLADGAVTWSSIHELLAYLQKSLQS
- a CDS encoding FecCD family ABC transporter permease, whose amino-acid sequence is METTRICADNRFTRRPPERGRLKLFLFLLAVPLLCALSLLLGPSGIGIPDMSQPAGSSIMALRFGRMLMGLVVGAALSASGMVFQALLRNPLAEPYVLGVSGGAGLGATVSILAGSSLALPLNLPVTAFVSAVITLMVVYGIASQGAGGSPSVYSLILSGVIVSSICSSMIMFLVSTASVEGLHNVIWWMLGNLQPVSGQQQVFSSALVLLGITGIWLLSTRLNALTLGREMAHYQGINAGAVIVVGLLWATLLAATAVSMAGMIGFVGLIVPHVMRAIFGPDHRRLVPLASLGGGTFLVLCDALARTVLAPVEIPVGVVTAVAGGPFFLVILQRRMKQAWN
- the cbiR gene encoding cobamide remodeling phosphodiesterase CbiR; translated protein: MKKRFPFRFGTTSYIIPADIIPNVEYLKDKVDDIELVLFESDEFSNLPSREDMQRLAALAGEHELTYSVHMPLDVYFGHPDRAERERSVGKCLRIAELTAILPKSAYVLHFEAGAGVDINEFSDEEMLCFTEGVHHSSAMLLEGLSEPASSVCVENLNYPYDLIWPVVEEHGFSVTLDVGHLEYYGFPTARYLERYLSRAKVLHMHGTREGKDHNSLSYMNPAALDMVMQALESDSGKERVFTLEIFSEEDFQSSCASMRRFIR